The stretch of DNA GTCGCAGCATCTCGCGGAGTTCGTCGGCGTCGTCGACGTCCTTGATCTTCGGTCCCAGTTCGGCGATCTCGTGTTCCGTCGGGTCGATCTCTGGCATTGTCAGTCACCCGCCGCGTACGGCGTGAGTTCGTCGAGCAGCGGTTCCATCTCGGCCTCGTCGTCGGCGTCGATCATCGTGGCCTCCCGTTCGGAGGGGGCCTTCGGGATGGGGTCGACGCCGGCGACGATGGTCGGCGAGCCGTCCAGCCCGATGTAGTCCGGGTCGAGGTTCAGGTCCTCGTGGTCCCAGACGGTGAGGTGGTCCTCGTACGCCTCGGCCCGCTCCTGTGTCTGTTCGCGCAGGTCCTTGTGTTCGAGGCGGTGGCTCGCTTTCCGGTAGGTCGGCTCGAACTCCGGGTCGGCGACGACGAAACAGGGCAGCGGGGCCTCGACGGTCTCGATCTCCGAGACGTCGCCCTCGACGAGCCGTTTGGCCCGCAGGCGGCCCTCGTCGACGTCGACGTCCAGCGAGACCACGTGGGTCACGATGGGCCAGCCCAGGCAGTAGGCCGTCTGTGGCCCGGTGTGGCCCGTCTCCCCGTCGGCCGTCTT from Haloarcula litorea encodes:
- a CDS encoding electron transfer flavoprotein subunit beta/FixA family protein: MHTLALTKGVPDFREGQVSFDEDGHLERGKTPTVMNPNDKHALRAAFQTRVRNGGHVSLMSMGPPGYQEVLQEGMRDVYADDLYLLSDREMGAADTWATAMTVATGIENLDERPDIVFAGFKTADGETGHTGPQTAYCLGWPIVTHVVSLDVDVDEGRLRAKRLVEGDVSEIETVEAPLPCFVVADPEFEPTYRKASHRLEHKDLREQTQERAEAYEDHLTVWDHEDLNLDPDYIGLDGSPTIVAGVDPIPKAPSEREATMIDADDEAEMEPLLDELTPYAAGD